A genomic window from Cucumis melo cultivar AY chromosome 8, USDA_Cmelo_AY_1.0, whole genome shotgun sequence includes:
- the LOC103484893 gene encoding leucine-rich repeat receptor-like serine/threonine-protein kinase BAM1, with protein MSVTIQPSNIICKQIWLLLLVFQILHFHFSPSFSAFLPESQALLSLKSSISDDPHSSLSSWNPAAVATHCSWLGVTCDSHRHVVALDLSSLDLTATLSPHIASLRFLTNVSFGLNKFSGGIPPEIASLSSLQLLNLSSNVLNGSIPSEFSRLKNLQVLDVYNNNLTGEFPRVVTEMPNLRYLHLGGNFFTGRIPPEVGRLQFLEFLAIHGNDLEGPIPQTIGNLTKLRELFIGYYNTFVGGIPATIGNLSELVRLDAASCGLSGKIPRELGKLQKLTYLFLQQNALSGPLMELGGLKSIEALDISCNMLVGEIPISFAVFKNLRLLHLFDNKLSGEIPGFMADLPKLEILQLWNNNFTGSIPRNLGKNGMLRTLDLAFNHLTGTIPPEVCHGNKLEVLIAMGNSLSGLIPESLGNCISLKRILLWGNALNGSIPKRLLGLPNITQIDLHDNFLSGELPITNSVSANLLQISLSNNMLSGSLPPTIGSLVAVQKLLLDRNKFSGQIPSSIGRLQQLSRINFSQNKFSGSIVAEISECKHLIFLDLSGNELSGEIPNHITNMKLLNYMNLSRNHLVGPIPASIVNMQSLTSVDFSYNNLSGLVLGTGQFGYFNYTSFLGNPYLCGPYLGPCKDGILASNHQEHMKGSLSTPLRLLLAFGFFFCLVAVTVGLIFKVGWFKRARESRGWRLTAFQRLGFSVDEILECLKKENLIAKGGYGTVYTGVMPSGDQITVKRLPKMSNGCTRDNKFDAEIQALGRIRHRHIVRFLGLCSNHETNLLVFEYMPNGSLYEVLHGKKGGHLLWETRYKIAIGTANGLCYLHHHCSPPIVHRNVNSNNIMLDTNFDAQIANSGLAKFLQDSGASDISATEPEHTYSQNVDEKWDVYSFGVVLLELVSGRNPDVELSNSVDLVQWVRNMTDTKKEEIHKIVDQRLSSVPLEEVIHVLNVAMLCTEEEAPKRPTMREVVRILTEHQQQ; from the exons atgAGTGTCACCATTCAACCTTCAAATATTATATGCAAACAAATatggcttcttcttcttgtttttcaGATTCTCCATTTTCACTTTTCCCCTTCTTTCTCTGCCTTCCTTCCCGAATCCCAAGCTCTTCTCTCTCTCAAATCCTCCATCTCTGACGACCCTCATTCTTCTCTCTCCTCCTGGAACCCTGCCGCCGTCGCCACCCACTGTTCCTGGCTCGGTGTCACATGCGACTCCCATCGCCACGTCGTTGCCTTAGACCTCTCTTCCCTTGACCTTACCGCCACCCTTTCCCCTCACATTGCCTCTCTTCGCTTTCTCACTAATGTTTCCTTCGGCCTCAACAAATTTTCCGGCGGAATCCCACCGGAGATTGCCTCCCTCTCTTCTCTCCAGCTTCTTAATCTCTCTAGTAACGTCCTTAATGGGTCCATTCCTAGCGAGTTTTCGCGGCTCAAGAACTTGCAGGTTCTTGATGTTTATAATAATAATCTGACCGGTGAATTCCCCAGAGTGGTTACTGAAATGCCCAACCTCCGCTATTTGCATCTTGGGGGTAATTTCTTTACCGGTCGGATTCCTCCGGAGGTTGGACGGTTGCAGTTCTTGGAGTTTCTGGCGATTCACGGCAATGACCTTGAAGGTCCCATACCGCAGACTATCGGAAACTTGACGAAGCTTCGGGAGCTCTTCATTGGTTACTACAACACATTTGTTGGTGGAATACCGGCGACGATAGGGAATTTGTCGGAGTTAGTTCGGTTGGATGCCGCGAGCTGTGGGTTGAGTGGAAAGATTCCGCGGGAGCTCGGAAAGTTACAGAAGCTCACTTATCTGTTCCTTCAACAAAATGCTCTGTCTGGTCCTTTGATGGAGCTTGGAGGATTGAAGAGCATAGAAGCGTTGGATATATCATGCAATATGCTTGTTGGTGAAATACCCATCTCTTTTGCAGTGTTTAAGAACTTGAGGCTATTGCATCTTTTCGACAACAAGCTCTCCGGAGAGATTCCGGGATTCATGGCCGACCTCCCTAAGCTGGAGATATTGCAATTATGGAACAACAATTTCACTGGTTCGATCCCTCGAAATTTGGGGAAGAACGGAATGCTTCGGACTCTCGACCTTGCTTTCAACCATCTGACAGGTACGATTCCTCCTGAAGTCTGCCATGGGAATAAGCTTGAAGTTTTGATCGCCATGGGCAACTCCTTGTCTGGTTTGATTCCAGAATCGTTGGGGAACTGTATTTCACTTAAACGTATACTTCTGTGGGGCAACGCTCTTAATGGATCAATTCCAAAGAGGCTTTTGGGTTTGCCAAACATCACTCAAATTGATTTGCATGACAATTTTCTCTCTGGTGAACTTCCGATTACCAATTCAGTCTCAGCTAATCTTCTTCAGATAAGTCTATCGAATAATATGCTCTCTGGATCCTTGCCACCAACCATCGGCAGCCTTGTGGCTGTCCAGAAGCTTCTTCTTGATCGGAATAAGTTTTCTGGTCAGATTCCTTCGAGTATTGGGAGATTACAGCAACTATCTCGGATAAATTTCAGCCAGAATAAGTTCTCTGGTTCAATTGTGGCGGAGATAAGTGAGTGTAAACACTTGATATTTCTTGATCTTAGTGGAAATGAGCTTTCTGGTGAAATTCCTAACCATATTACCAACATGAAATTATTGAATTATATGAATCTCTCAAGAAACCATTTAGTTGGGCCTATTCCTGCTTCCATAGTTAATATGCAGAGCTTAACCTCTGTTGATTTTTCATATAACAATCTCTCTGGTTTGGTTCTGGGAACTGGGCAATTTGGTTACTTCAATTACACATCATTTTTAGGCAATCCTTATCTCTGTGGACCATATTTGGGGCCTTGTAAAGATGGGATTCTTGCTAGCAATCACCAAGAACATATGAAAGGATCTCTCTCAACTCCTCTCAGGCTCCTGCTAGCTTTtgggtttttcttttgtttagtTGCAGTGACAGTTGGATTGATCTTCAAAGTTGGGTGGTTCAAGAGAGCAAGGGAGTCTAGAGGATGGAGATTAACAGCCTTCCAACGGCTTGGTTTCTCGGTTGATGAGATCTTGGAATGCCTTAAAAAGGAAAATCTTATTGCAAAGGGAGGTTATGGCACAGTATATACAGGAGTCATGCCTAGTGGTGATCAGATCACTGTGAAAAGGCTTCCAAAGATGAGCAATGGGTGTACTCGTGACAACAAATTCGATGCTGAGATACAAGCTCTTGGGAGGATTCGACACCGTCACATCGTTAGGTTTTTGGGTCTCTGTTCAAACCACGAAACTAATCTTTTGGTATTTGAGTACATGCCTAATGGTAGTCTCTATGAGGTTCTTCATGGCAAGAAAGGAGGTCACTTGCTCTGGGAGACAAGGTACAAGATAGCCATTGGAACTGCGAATGGACTTTGCTATCTTCACCACCATTGCTCACCGCCCATTGTTCATCGAAATGTGAATTCGAACAACATTATGCTTGACACCAACTTTGATGCTCAGATTGCTAATTCCGGGCTTGCGAAGTTCTTACAAGATTCAGGGGCATCGGATATTTCAGCTACTGAGCCAG AACACACCTACTCGCAGAATGTCGACGAGAAATGGGATGTATATAGCTTCGGTGTCGTCCTCTTGGAACTTGTTAGCGGTAGGAATCCAGATGTAGAACTAAGCAACAGTGTCGACTTAGTTCAATGGGTTAGAAACATGACAGACACGAAAAAGGAAGAAATACATAAAATAGTCGATCAAAGACTCTCCTCAGTCCCCCTGGAAGAAGTGATACACGTACTCAATGTCGCCATGCTGTGCACTGAAGAAGAGGCTCCAAAGCGTCCAACGATGCGGGAAGTTGTCCGGATCTTAACCGAGCATCAGCAACAATAA